A segment of the Methylomonas paludis genome:
TTATCCTGATGCAAAGCCAGGCTGCACCACCAATCGCTCTTGTAAATAAGCGAATACTTTTGCCACGGGTGAGGCGCACCCTAAGTCCAGCCACCATTGCCGGGCTTTGTGGATCACCTGGGCTGCTCGATACATGACTTCTTGCAGCACCGTTCGTAACCGCCGTCGTTTTGCCGGATGACGTATTGGCGCCAAGTCGCCAGTCAAGCCCAGTTGACCAATCAGTCGCAAGCAATTATAGGCAAACATACCCATTCTCAATAGACAGTCGTTGGTCTCAAACTTTCCAGATGGTAAGCGTTCCATATCCAGGTCAGTTTTGAATTCCGAATGAAATTGTTCATGGGTGCCGTGGTCGCGGTAGCGTTCAATGACGGTTTCTTCGGGTTCCTCCAGACTCGTCCACCAGCCTTCCAGTTGAATGTCCGGCAGTAATAGCATCTGGCCGTGCTTATTGCTCGTGCGTTCAATGATCCGCACGACCAGTCTGAAGGGGCGAGTCTGTTTTTTCCAAGCACGTTCCACCGTCAGTGTCATTAACGCTTCCCGTTTACCGGGGCGTTTTTCAACAAAGGCGCCGGCCGCTTCCGCTTTTTCTAACCAGGATGTCTTATCTTGCCGTCTTGGATTCCACTTGATCAAGTATTCAAAGCGCCTGTTCATGGCTGCCCAGCGTTCTTTCTCAGCCGCAACCGTAAATAACAGTTTGGCGCTATCAAACCCTGAGTCTTTGCGTAATAACAACGGCAAACCCGGTGCAACCAAGCGCTCAACTCGAGGAAACAGCCTTTCTAGAAAATAATCAATCTCCAGCGATGAATGCCAGCGGCCTGGACGCAGTTCCAATCCTATACACCAGCCTTCA
Coding sequences within it:
- a CDS encoding IS1380 family transposase; this translates as MARFKLKESKKELTSYAGLSLIGQCLEAVNVEVMVDGRIPVSQGIKTSDLVKTTVGLLSIGKSDFEAVEPFREDRFFKKALDVRKVPGSVWLRQRLDRVSGSLLEPVDDLSIRLIERTEAPITPHKGYVCLDMDTFVMDQSGTKKEEVSRTYQGVDGYTPVAAYLGNEGWCIGLELRPGRWHSSLEIDYFLERLFPRVERLVAPGLPLLLRKDSGFDSAKLLFTVAAEKERWAAMNRRFEYLIKWNPRRQDKTSWLEKAEAAGAFVEKRPGKREALMTLTVERAWKKQTRPFRLVVRIIERTSNKHGQMLLLPDIQLEGWWTSLEEPEETVIERYRDHGTHEQFHSEFKTDLDMERLPSGKFETNDCLLRMGMFAYNCLRLIGQLGLTGDLAPIRHPAKRRRLRTVLQEVMYRAAQVIHKARQWWLDLGCASPVAKVFAYLQERLVVQPGFASG